In Cicer arietinum cultivar CDC Frontier isolate Library 1 chromosome 7, Cicar.CDCFrontier_v2.0, whole genome shotgun sequence, a single window of DNA contains:
- the LOC101495931 gene encoding AP-1 complex subunit gamma-2-like, with protein sequence MNPFSSGTRLRDMIRAIRACKTAAEERAVVRKECAAIRAAIDGNDQDYRQRNMSKLMFIHMLGYPTHFGQMECLKLISSPGFPEKRIGYLGLMLLVDERQEVLMLVTNSLKQDLNHTNQYIVGLALCALGNICSAEMARDLAPEVERLLQFRDPNIRKKAALCSIRIIKKVPDLAENFVNPATALLREKHHGVLITGVQLCTELCKVNSEALEHTRKKCTEGLVRTLKDLANSPYSPEYDIAGITDPFLHIKLLRLLRALGEGDADASDSMNDILAQVATKTESNKVAGNAILYECVQTIMSIEDNGGLRVLAINILGRFLSNRDNNIRYVALNMLMKAVTADAQAVQRHRATILECVKDSDASIRKRALELVYVLVNETNVQPLTKELVDYLEVSDQDFREELTTKICSIVSKFSSDKLWYIDQMLKILSKAGNFLKDEVWHALIVVISNASKLHGYTVRALYKIFQTSTEQETFVRVAMWCIGEYGDLLIDNVEMLDIEDPITVTESDAVDVVELALKRHASDLTTKEMALVALLKLSSRFPSCSERIREVIIQYRGNLVLELQQRSIEFNSIIAKHQNISSTLVERMPVLDEATFIARRRAGSLQDAASIPTGPSVSLPNGIAKAVAPLVDLLDLSADDTPAPSSSGGGLFQDLLGGDSSLVSQQSGATHTSKNGTDVLLDLLSIGSPSSPIESPPAQNNSSTIDILSPSTSKREPLSSLDDLSSVSLSSRASTNAGAASMTDFLDGFASGSPASENNGLVYPSITAFESSSLRLTFNLSKQPGSPHTTNIQATFTNLSSNAFTDFVFQAAVPKFLQLLLDPASGNTLPSNGKGSITQNLSVTNSQHGKKSLVMRIRITYKINGKDTLEEGQISNFPRDL encoded by the exons ATGAATCCTTTCTCTTCAGGCACGCGTCTCAG GGACATGATTCGGGCAATACGTGCTTGCAAAACTGCGGCAGAGGAGCGTGCTGTTGTAAGAAAAGAATGTGCTGCCATTCGTGCTGCAATTGATGGAAATGATCAAGATTATAGGCAACGGAATATGTCTAAGCTGATGTTCATCCACATGCTTGGCTACCCCACACATTTTGGTCAAATGGAATGTCTCAAGTTGATATCGTCTCCAGGATTCCCAGAGAAGAGAATAGGTTACCTTGGACTTATGTTGCTTGTTGACGAAAGACAAGAAGTTCTAATGTTGGTCACCAATTCTTTGAAACA AGATCTTAATCACACAAATCAGTATATAGTGGGACTTGCTCTTTGTGCTTTAGGGAACATTTGTTCGGCAGAAATGGCTCGTGATCTTGCACCAGAGGTTGAGAGGTTGCTGCAGTTTCGGGATCCAAATATTCGGAAAAAG GCAGCACTATGTTCTATAAGAATCATAAAGAAAGTCCCGGACTTGGCAGAAAATTTTGTCAATCCCGCTACTGCCTTACTGAGGGAGAAGCATCATGGAGTTTTGATCACCGGGGTTCAGCTTTGTACAGAGCTGTGTAAAGTTAATTCAGAAGCTCTTGAACATACTCGAAAG AAATGCACAGAAGGTTTGGTGAGAACTCTAAAGGATCTAGCAAACAGTCCTTATTCACCAGAGTATGACATTGCTGGCATTACAGACCCCTTTCTCCATATAAAATTGCTAAGACTGTTGCGGGCATTGGGTGAAGGTGATGCAGATGCTAGCGACTCTATGAATGACATACTTGCCCAG GTGGCTACGAAGACCGAGTCAAACAAAGTTGCAGGGAATGCCATTTTGTATGAGTGTGTTCAAACAATAATGAGCATTGAAGATAATGGTGGATTACGTGTGCTGGCAATCAATATCCTAGGAAGATTTTTGTCAAATCGGGATAACAATATCAG ATATGTGGCATTGAACATGCTGATGAAGGCTGTAACTGCTGATGCTCAGGCAGTGCAGAGACATCGTGCAACAATTCTGGAATGTGTAAAA GATTCTGATGCTTCAATTCGGAAAAGAGCCCTTGAACTTGTTTATGTTCTGGTTAATGAAACCAATGTGCAGCCCTTAACAAAAGAGCTAGTTGATTATCTTGAAGTCAGTGATCAAGATTTCAGGGAGGAACTGACGACAAAAATTTGCTCAATAGTTTCAAA GTTTTCCTCTGATAAGCTCTGGTACATTGATCAGATGCTAAAGATTCTGTCGAAG GCTGGTAATTTCCTAAAAGATGAAGTATGGCATGCGTTAATTGTTGTCATAAGTAACGCTTCAAAGCTTCACGGATACACCGTAAGAGCATTATACAAGATATTTCAGACATCAACAGAACAG GAAACTTTTGTTCGTGTTGCAATGTGGTGCATTGGAGAGTATGGCGACTTATTAATCGATAATGTTGAAATGCTTGACATAGAAGATCCGATAACT GTGACTGAGTCAGATGCTGTGGATGTCGTAGAGCTTGCTTTGAAACGCCATGCATCAGATCTTACCACAAAAGAAATGGCTTTGGTTGCCTTATTGAAGCTCTCTTCACGGTTTCCTTCTTGTTCAGA GAGAATCAGGGAAGTAATCATTCAGTACCGAGGGAACCTAGTGTTAGAATTGCAGCAAAGATCTATAGAGTTCAATTCGATTATTGCAAAGCATCAAAATATTAG TTCTACACTTGTAGAAAGGATGCCAGTTTTGGATGAGGCAACTTTCATTGCTAGGAGGAGGGCTGGGTCTTTGCAAGATGCAGCTTCAATTCCAACTGGACCTTCAGTTAGTCTTCCTAATGGAATAGCCAAAGCTGTGGCTCCTCTTGTAGATCTGCTTGATCTAAGTGCAGATGATACTCCTGCACCAAGCTCTTCTGGTGGTGGTCTTTTTCAGGATCTTCTTGGTGGTGATTCGTCATTGGTGTCACAACAGTCAG GTGCTACTCATACTTCAAAAAATGGCACAGATGTTCTTTTGGATCTTTTGTCGATTGGATCACCTTCCTCGCCTATTGAATCACCTCCTGCACAAAACAACTCATCTACAATTGATATATTATCACCCAGTACAAGTAAAAGGGAACCACTTTCATCATTAGATGATCTGTCATCAGTTTCACTTTCTTCAAGAGCATCTACAAATGCTGGAGCTGCTTCTATGACAGATTTCTTGGATGGTTTTGCCTCTGGCTCACCAGCGAGTG aAAACAATGGACTGGTTTATCCATCTATAACTGCATTTGAGAGTAGCTCCTTGAGGTTGACATTTAATCTCTCAAAACAGCCAGGAAGCCCACATACAACAAATATCCAAGCCACCTTTACGAATTTATCCTCCAATGCATTTACAGATTTTGTTTTCCAGGCAGCAGTTCCAAAG TTTCTTCAGTTGCTCTTAGATCCAGCTAGCGGCAATACTCTCCCTTCTAATGGAAAGGGGTCCATCACGCAAAATTTAAGCGTTACTAACAGCCAGCATGGAAAG AAATCCCTTGTCATGCGTATAAGGATAACATACAAGATAAATGGCAAGGATACACTGGAAGAAGGACAAATCAGTAATTTTCCTCGTGATTTATGA